The Aeromonas encheleia genomic sequence GCGCCCGCATACCAGCTGACCGGCCCGGACGGCAGCTCGCCCATGTCCCACTGTACGCCGGCGTACCACTGGTAGAAGTCCATGGTGGAGCGGCGGCTGACATCGGCAGACATCGCCTTGGTACTGGAGGCATCAAACTCGCCCTTCACGAACTTGCCATCGGCGATGGCCTGCTGGGCGGCGGATTGCAGCACGTAACCTGTGCCGTTCTCCTTGTTGTCGGTCTTGGAGTACATGTAACCGGCGTTCCACTGCATGTCACCCACGGACTCGGTAGTGACAGTGCCTTCGAAGCCGAGGTTCAGGCTGCCGGTCATGTCGGTGACATAGTTGTCACGGGGACCGACGTTGGTGAAGCGGTAGTAGGCGTAGGCGGCCTCACCCAGACCCTGGGTCGCGGCGGCATCCAGGCCGTTGTCGGTGAAGAACTGGGCATTCTTCGGGTTGGAGGGATCGATGGCGAAGGCTCCGGCGGCGGGGGCGAAGCGGCCGAAGCTCTCGACCCGGGAGCCGATGATCTGCGGCACGAAGTCGACGTTGTCGTTGATGTGGTAGCGACCGTTCACATACAGGGTGTCACGGCTGCGGGAGGCGGTGGTGGCCGCGACCTGACCGTAGTTGAAGTTACAGCCGTCCTCGAAGCCGACGAAGGGCTCCTTGCAACTGCCGTCGGCGTTGGTGGCACCCGCCAGCGGACCGTATTTCCAGATGGGATCGCCATTGGCGTCGAGGCCGGTGATCCCCTCCACGTTGCGGCCGTAGGGGCTGGGAGAATCGTTGCCCTGCTTGGCCAGATAATCGCGATCGCGGGCATAGATGACGTCTTTCTTGTCGTGCTCGTAGACCGCCATCAGCGAGCCTTTCTCGCCATTGACGCCGGCCACGACGGAGCCGCTGGCCTCATCGCCGCCCGGCTCGGTCGGTGAGCCGAGACGGCCCTGGAAGGTCAGCCCCTCATAGCCCTCTTTCAGCACCACGTTGATGACACCGCCGATGGCGTCGGAGCCGTAAATGGCCGAGCCGCCATCCAGGTTGACTTCCACCCGCTCAACGGCCGCCATTGGGATGGTGTTCAGGTTGATGGAGGTACCGCCCATGGTGGGGGAGCCCGCCACCCGCTTGCCGTTCAGCAAGACCAGGGTGCGCTCTGAACCCAGGCCGCGCAGGCCGACGGTGGATTGGGACTGGAAGGAGCTGCCGGAAGCCGGGGAGACGCCACCAAAGGAGTTGTAGGAGGCCTGTTTGAGGTAATCGGCGACGGTCTGTTGACCGGATTGCTCGATTTTTGCCTTGGTCACGGAGACGACCGGGGTGGAGCCTTCCACATCGACTCGGGAGATCCGCGAGCCGGTGACCTTGATTTTCTGCAGTTTTTCGACGTTCTGGCCCTCTTCGGCCAGGACAGGGGTGGCCACAACTGCCGCGCTCGCCAAGGCAAACGCTACGGCAGCAGAGAGTCTGCTTTTCCTAAGCATCGCTAGTATCCTTCCTGATTGTTTATTGTTTGCTTCCTTTACCGCCCTCGTTGGAGCGGTGCGTAAGGCTTATCAAGGTTTGATGATTGACGTCAAATGGAGCGGCCAGGATGGGGAAGAGACGGGGGATTAGAAGACTATGTAGGATTTCGGCATATTTTTTGGCGTTTTATTCCGCAATAAATGCGAACAATAATGTAAAGATGTTGTTAATTTTGTCTTTTGCCATTTTATTGATTATTTTTGAACTTATCGATAAGTCGCCTGTCGTAATGTTCTTCATATCGCGTAATGACATTTTCTCAGTATTTAAATCTATATTTTGGCGTGAGGCAGTTTCTGTTCAGGTTTCGTTCTTGGGATATTTCCCTCTTCTTTTGTGGATAAAATGAAAACAGGGTGCGATTGATTTTATCTTTTTGTTTTTATTGGTTTTTTGTTTGATTTATACGACTGTTCAATTAATTTTTTAATATTTAAAAACAAGTTAAATGAGAATGCGTAGCAGTTTTTTATATGGAAGTTGGATTTTTTGGAAAAAAACATCAGTGAGTTATGCTGTTGACGTCACTGACCGTTGACCGGGTTAGTTCTACTTGATTTTTGTTGCAGAGCTTTTACAGTGACCGAGCGGGATTGACTGCCAATACCAGTCAATTCAGTGAGTAATGCCAGGAAGGACAGGTCGGTCACCGGATGTGACTGACCATAAAAGAACAACAAGGACGAGGTTCCACCATGCTGTCGTATTTCCTACGTCGGATGCTTTTGATCATCCCGACGTTTCTCGGTATCACCCTGCTCGTCTTCACCATCACCCGCTTCGTGCCGGGCGGCCCGGTCGAGCGCATGTTGCTGCAGGCGCAGGTATCACAGAACGAGACCGGCCGCTCCAGTGGCAGCAAGGGGGCGCAGGCGCTCTCCGATGAGCAGATCGAGGAGCTCAAGGCCTTTTACGGCCTCGACAAGCCCATGCTGATCGCTTACTGGGAGTGGCTGCAGAAGCTGGCGGTGCTGGATCTCGGGGAGTCGACCCGTTACTACGAGCCGGTGTGGGATCTCATCAAGGACAGGCTACCGGTGACCGCCTTCTTCGGGCTGGCGACCTTCCTGCTGAGTTATGCCGTCTCCATCCCGCTCGGGGTGGCCAAGGCCCTCAGGCACAACAGCCGCTTCGATTCCTTGAGCTCCATGCTCATCTACATGGCCTATGCGCTGCCCGCCTACGTGGTGGGGATCTTCCTCATCACCGTCTTCGCGTTTCATCTGGAGTGGCTGCCCATGGGGGGCTTCCCGGGGGACGACTTCGACTCGATGGAGAGCAGTTGGGATCAGATCCGTACCGTCTTCGCTCACGCCCTGCTGCCACTCATCGCCTATGCCATCGGGGATTTCGCCATCCTCACCATGACCATGAAGAACAGCCTGATGGAGAACCTGTCGGCGGATTACGTGCGTACCGCCGTGGCCAAGGGGCTGCCGTTTCGCAAGGCGGTCACCGACCACGCCATGCGCAACAGCCTGATCCCCATCGCGAGCCACCTGGGATCGGTGCTCACCGTCTTCTTCGGGGGCTCCTTCCTCATCGAGACCATCTTCAACATCGACGGCATCGGCCTGCTCGGCTATGAGGCCATCGTCGAGCGGGATTACCCCACCGTCATGGGCATCCTGGCCATCACCTCCATGCTGATGCTGGTGGGCAATATCGTCTCCGACATCTGCGTTGCCCTGGTCGATCCCCGCGTGCGCTTTGGAGACTGAGCATGAACCTGAATCCGGTAACCCTGAAAAAACTCAAGCGCTTCAAGTCGATCAAGCGCGGCTACTACTCCTTTGTCATCTTTTCGGTCCTGGTGGTCATCTCCCTGCTGGCGGAGCTCCTGGTCAACAGCCGGGCCCTGGCGGTGAGCTATCAGGGAGAGATCTACTTTCCCACCTATGGCGACGTGATCCCGGGCCAGCACTTCGGGCTCGATTACGAGTACGAGACCAACTACCGCCAGTTGCAAGCCAAGCTTGCGCAAGAGGCCAAGGGGGACTGGGTGCTGCTGCCCCTGGTGCCCTGGAATCCCTATGAGCAGGACTTCAAGGAGGAGGCCTACCCGCCCTACGCCCCCAACCTGGCGGAGCGCCACTTCCTCGGCACCGACACCAGCGGTCGCGACGTGCTGGCACGCCTGGTCTACGGCTTTCGCATCGCCATCGGCTTTGCCTTCATCACCCTGGTGGCGAGCTATGTCATCGGGGTCAGCATCGGTTGCATGATGGGCTTTCTCGGCGGCCGGTTTGACCTTGTGTTGCAGCGTTTTATCGAGATCTGGTCTCAGGTGCCGTTTCTCTACGTCATCATGATCCTGGTGTCGCTGGCCAAGCCGAACTTCGGCCTGTTCGTGGGCATCAACGTGCTGTTCGGCTGGATGGGGATCACCTGGTACATGCGCACCCTCACCTACAAGGAGCGGGCGCGGGACTATGTGATGGCGGCGCGGGCGCAAGGGGCGACCACCCGGCGCATCATCTTCAACCATATCCTGCCCAATACCCTGATGATGATCGTCACCCTGGCGCCGTTCGCCGTGGTGGGCAATATCTCCACCCTGACGGCGCTGGACTATCTTGGCTTCGGCCTGGCGCCGCCAACCCCGAGCTGGGGGGAATTGCTCTCCCAGGGGATCAACAACCTGGATGCCATCTGGATCGTGAGCTCCGTGGTGGTGGCAGTGAGCCTGGTGCTGATCATGGTCTCCTTCATCGGCGAGGCGATCCGCGAGGCGTTCGATCCGCGCAAATTTACCCGTTATCAGTGACCCGGGGCACGCCTCATGGCCCTGGGTATCCAACCCTTAATTGAGACGCCCCCGGTGCAGGGGCCAGACTTGGAAGTCAAACATGAAAAATAAAATCAAATGGATAGGTGCGCTTTTTCTGCTGGTGAACGGATCCTGGGTGTGGGCCGCCAGCCTGCCTGCGGATCTCAAGTGGGAGACCAACGACACCGACCCCACCTTCGTCTCCCCCAAGGCGCTGCCCGGTGGCACTCTCAATCTCTTCATCGACAGCTTTCCGCTGACGTTTCGCACCGTGGGGCCCGATTCCAACGGTTCGTTCCGCTCCTTCATCCAGGACAACCAGCTGAGGCTCATCAGCTTCCATCCCAACACTGGCAACCCCATCCCCTCGCTGGCGAGCGCCTGGGCCATCGCGCCGGACAGCCAGACCGTCTACTTCAAGCTGGACCCCCGCGCCAAATGGTCTGACGGCAAGCCGGTCACCGCCGACGACTACACCTTCGGCTACGAGATGATGCGCTCCAAGGACATCAAGGGCCCCTGGTTCAACAACTACTACACCACAGAGGTGGTGGCGGTGGAGAAGGTTGACGATCACACCATCCTGGTGAAGGCAGGCAGCCGCAAGGCCAGGCTGGACCTGCTCAACACCACGGAGCTGTGGCCCCAGCCGAAGCACTACTACAAGATGGGACCGAACTGGGTGAAGCAGTACAACTGGGCCCTGGTGCCGACCACGGGCCCCTATGTGATGAGCGAGGTGAAGAAGGGCAAGTCCATCACCTTCAGCAAGCAGCAGAACTGGTGGGCCCAGAACGATCGTTACAACCAGCACAGATTCAATATCGACCGCATCAAGGTGCAGGTGATCCGCGACCACAACATCGCGTTTCGCCACTTCCTGAAAGGGGAGCTGGACACTTTCGAGATGATCTTGCCCAACTGGTGGCATGAAAAAGCGGTCACCCCGGAATACAAGAAGGGGTACGTGCAGAAGGTGATGGCGATGACCGACACCAAGCAGGGGGGGCAGGGGGTGCACCTCAATGTGGCCAATCCCAAGCTGGCGGACGTGAATGTGCGCCTCGGCATCCAGCACGCCATGAACCTGGACAAGATGATAGCGACCGTGCTGCACGGCGATTATGACAGGGCCACCACCTTTGGTTCGGGCTTTGGCGAATTCACTGACATCAAGCTGCCGGAGCGGGCCTATGACATCACCAAGGCGCGGGAGTACTTCGCCAGGGGCGGCTACAACAAGCCGGGGCCGGACGGCATCTTGCAAAACGACAAGGGGGAGCGGTTGACCCTTGCTCTCACCTACACCAGCCAAGAGCACTCCAAGCGGCTGACCGTACTCAAGGAAGAGGCCAAGAAGGCAGGCCTGGATCTGGAGCTCAACCTGGTGGATGGCGCCACCGGCTTCAAGGTGATGCTGGAGAAGAAGCACGAGGCAGCCTGGCTCGGCTGGGGTGGCGGTGGTCTCTACCCGCAATATTGGGAGTCGTTCCACTCGGCCAACGCCAACAAGCCGCAGACCAACAACCTGTTCAACGTGGCCGACAAGGAGCTGGACGCCCTGATCGATGCCTACAACGTCGAGTTCGACATGACCAAGCGGGCCGAGATCTCCCGTCAGGTCCAGCAGCGCATCTATGATCTCGCCATCTTCGTGCCCGGGGTGCAGCTCAACTACGTGCGGGCCAGCAGCTGGCGTCATGTGATGCTGCCGGAGGTGCCCGCCACCCGTAACACACCGGATCTGCTCTATTGGCCCATGGATGGCTACCCCCACAGCAGTGGCGGCCTGCTCTGGATCGATCCCAAGGTGCAGGAAGAGACCCGTAAGGCCAAGGACGCGGGTGAAGCGCTTGCGCCCATCACCCTGATCGACAAGACCTATGCGCATCATTGAGAAGGGGGAGGCGATGGCAGAGACACAGGCTCCCATCCTCGACGTTCGAGAGAATGGGGGGAAGTTCACCGCTGATGGCGGCCAGGGTATGGTCCCCATCCTGGAGGTTAGCGATCTCGAGGTGGAGTTCGCGGTCGATGACGGCAAGATAAAGGTGCTCGACGGGGTCAGCTTCAAGGTAGCCCCGGGCCAGACCCTGGGGATCGTCGGCGAGTCCGGCTGCGGCAAGAGCGTTACCTCGCTGGCCATCATGGGGCTGTTGCCGAGGCCCCACGGTCAGGTGGTGGCGGGTTCCATCCGCTTTCAGGGGGAGGAGCTGCTCACTCTGGCACCGGATCAGATGTACAAGGTGCGCGGCAACCGCATCTCGATGATCTTCCAGGAGCCGATGACGGCGCTCAACCCGGTGCAGACCGTGGGGGATCAGCTGATGGAGGTGTTCAGCCTGCACAGGCCCGATTTCAGCAAGGCCCAGCGCAAGGAGGCCGCCATCGCCATGCTGCAGAAGGTGGGGATCCCGGAGCCGGCCCAGCGTTTTGCCGTCTATCCCCACAATCTCTCCGGCGGTATGCGCCAGCGGGTGATGATCGCCATGGCGCTCGCCTGCGAGCCGGATTTGCTCATCTGCGACGAGCCAACTACGGCGCTGGATGTCACCATCCAGGCCCAGATCCTGGATCTGATGAAGGCGCTGCAGGCCCAGACCGGCATGGCCATCATCTTCATCACCCATGATCTCGGGGTGGTGGCCGAGCTGTGTGACGAGGTGGTGGTGATGTATGCGGGCCGCGCCGTGGAGCGGGCCGACATCTTCGAGCTGTTTGACCACCCGCGCCATCCCTATACTCATGGTCTGATGGCCTCGATCCCGCGCCTCGAAGATGTGCCCAAGAGCCTGCTCAAGACCATCAAGGGCCAGGTGCCCGCCCTGCACGAGATGCCAGCGGGCTGCCGCTTCTCCAACCGTTGCCCCCACGCCACCGAGCTGTGCGTGAGGGTCATCCCGGCGACCGAGCAGCTGACCGAGCGACACGGGGTCGCCTGCCATCACTGGAAGGAGTTGATATGACTGCGTTGTTGTCTGTGCGGGATCTGAAGCAGCACTTCCAGCTCGGCGGTGGCTTCCTTCGCAAGAAATACACCGTCTATGCGGTGGACGGCATCAGCTTCGATCTGAAGCAGGGCGAGACCCTGGGGCTGGTGGGAGAGTCGGGCTGCGGCAAGTCCACCCTGGGTCGCTCCCTGCTCAAGCTGTTTGAGCCGACGGCGGGCCAGATCAGCTTCGAGGGGCGGGACATCACCAAGTTGTCCGCCCGGGAGATGCGCTCCCTGCGCCAGGAGATGCAGATCGTATTCCAGGATCCTGCAGAATCCCTCAACAGTCGCCACACGGTCGGCCAGATCCTGGAGGAGCCCTTCATCATCCACGGCAAAGGCAGCACTGAGCAGCGGCGCGAGTGGGTGCTGGAGCTGCTGGACAAGGTCGGTCTGCCGAAGAGTGCAGTGGATCGCTACCCCCACGAGTTTTCGGGGGGCCAGCGCCAGCGCATCGGCATCGCCAGGGCCATCGCCCTCAAGCCCAAGCTGCTGGTGTGTGACGAGGCGGTGTCGGCGCTGGACGTGTCGGTGCAGTCCCAGATAGTCAACCTGCTGCTCAGCCTGCAGCGGGAGATGAACCTGGCCATCATCTTCATCGCCCACGATCTGTCGGTGGTAAAGCACATCTCGGATCGGATCGCCGTCATGTATCTTGGTCGGATCGTCGAGCTGGCGGAGGCGCAGCAACTCTATCTGCACCCGCGCCACCCCTATACCCAGGCGCTCATCTCGGCTATTCCGGTGCCGGATCCCCGCCGTCGCAACCAGCGTATCCTGCTGACCGGCGATGTGCCGTCCCCCATCTCGCCCCCCAGCGGCTGCCATTTTCACCAACGCTGCCCCTATGCCACCGAGCTGTGTCACGGCACCTCGCCTGAGCTGCGGATCTGCGATGGTGTTGCCCATCAGGTGGCCTGTCATTTCCCCCTGCCGGTGACGGAGGCGGTGCCCTTGGGAAAGGCGATATGATGCCGGTGCCTGCATCGCAACCAGATGGCACGGGAGAGGAGAAATAAAAAATGGGGCCCGTGGGCCCCATCTTCATGGTTGTGGCGTTCAGGTTTGGCCGTGGAACATCTGGCCCGGGCAGGACAGCTCCCCTGAGGGGATGGCTGTTGTGTGGATTGCGTTATTTTGTAATTTTACTACTTTCTCTTCCGGCCAGACTCTATCAGGCGCCATAACGGAAGTAATATTGACGGGTTGAAGGTGCATAGGTGTCTTTCTCTTCTGCGCCCTTCTTGCTGGTTGCACCCTTAAGGTGGAACAGTACTGCCAGATTCTCAAACATATATTCACCTCATCGCTCTGTTATCTCATTGTTGTATGTGACATGGGTCACAATTCGATCCTATGGCCTAATGTGAGCTGGATCAACTTTTTGTGTAGTAAATTTACATAACTCATGGAAAGGGTTTTCAAATCCAGCGCCGCTTATGGAGACGGTTTCATGGAGCCGGGAGCGGTTGTCGTGGGGTATGAGAGGCGAGATTGAGGCGGGGGATGAGGAGAAGGAGGCAATAAAATGCCCCGCACCGGGCGGGGCATGAATGGCTGCGATGATGCGCCTTACTTGGCCGGGATCTGCTCCAGCACGTGCACCAGCAACTGCCAGAAACGCTCGACCGCCGGGATGTGCACCTTCTCGTCAGGGGAGTGGGCGCCGCGGATGGTCGGGCCGAAGGAGACCATGTCCCAATCCGGGTAGGCGCTCTTGAACAGGCCGCACTCCAGACCGGCGTGGATCACCATGACGTTGGGCATCTCGCCGAACAGGGTCTGGTAGCTGTTGCGTACCAGCGCCATCACGGGAGAGTCGACGTTCGGTGCCCAGCCCGGGTAGGCGCCGGTGAATTCGCAGCTGGCGCCGGCCAGTTTGAACAGGGAGCTGGTCATCTGCTCGACGTTCTCGCGACCGGAGTCGATGAGGGAGCGGATCAGGCACTGCACGTAGACTTCGCCCTCGAGGGTCTTGATGACGCCGAGGTTGGTGGAGGTCTCGGTGACGCCCGGGATGGCGTCGCTCATGCGGATGACGCCGTTCGGGCAGGCCATCAGGGAGTCCAGCAGGCGGGCCTGCAGGGACTCGCTCAGCAGCTTGGCCGGCTTGTCCTGGGCATTGAGCAGCAGGGTCAGGTTGGCCTCGGTGGCGGCCAGCTCGCTCTGATAGATGCCGGCATAGCGGTCGACCAGGGCCTTGAACTCATTGACGCTGGCGGTGGGCACCAGCAGCTTGGCGCGGGCCTCACGGGGGATGGCGTTGCGCAGGGTGCCGCCGCTTATCTCGGCAAGGCGCACTCCCAGCGGCTCGGCGGCCTTGAGCAGGCGCACCAGCAGCTTGTTGGCGTTGCCACGACCGCGGTGGATGTCGACCCCGGAGTGACCGCCACGCAGCCCCTTCACCTGCAGCTCGAAGCCTTCACCCTCGGTGGCGGCAACCAGCTCCAGCGGGAAGCGGATATTGGCATCCACCCCACCGGCGCAGCCCATGTAGACCTCGCCATCCTCCTCGGAGTCGGTGTTGAGCAGGATCTCGCCTTCCAGCCAACCCGCTTCCAGCCCGAA encodes the following:
- a CDS encoding TonB-dependent receptor plug domain-containing protein, yielding MLRKSRLSAAVAFALASAAVVATPVLAEEGQNVEKLQKIKVTGSRISRVDVEGSTPVVSVTKAKIEQSGQQTVADYLKQASYNSFGGVSPASGSSFQSQSTVGLRGLGSERTLVLLNGKRVAGSPTMGGTSINLNTIPMAAVERVEVNLDGGSAIYGSDAIGGVINVVLKEGYEGLTFQGRLGSPTEPGGDEASGSVVAGVNGEKGSLMAVYEHDKKDVIYARDRDYLAKQGNDSPSPYGRNVEGITGLDANGDPIWKYGPLAGATNADGSCKEPFVGFEDGCNFNYGQVAATTASRSRDTLYVNGRYHINDNVDFVPQIIGSRVESFGRFAPAAGAFAIDPSNPKNAQFFTDNGLDAAATQGLGEAAYAYYRFTNVGPRDNYVTDMTGSLNLGFEGTVTTESVGDMQWNAGYMYSKTDNKENGTGYVLQSAAQQAIADGKFVKGEFDASSTKAMSADVSRRSTMDFYQWYAGVQWDMGELPSGPVSWYAGAEYNDWVYADKYDAQSEAGNIIGSAGNSSGGVRDVTAAYIESLVPITEQVELNLAGRFDDYSDFGSAFSPKASLRYQPLDNLMLRGSWSRSFRAPSLSDLYSADSESADWAKDYVYCEANGISAADCPNRQYTTTRTANEELKEETADTWNFGVAYSPVDDLNLSLDYYTIKITDVIQLNSLQSLIYDELNTGSSSSITRNSQGKIGSAIAPMVNLGDLNTSGLDLKLDYRYDLTSATIRYDLGGTYILDYKEGLYAGGPVIDKIGQNGLPQFRFSSGVGVNVPQWWNMDSYLSANYIDSQSQDYIADTGEEVGHIASQTTWNLNVGVDAPWNGKIQVGVKNMFNVGPSLESDGFTYDDELYSIDGRIYYLDYAQKF
- a CDS encoding ABC transporter ATP-binding protein; amino-acid sequence: MTALLSVRDLKQHFQLGGGFLRKKYTVYAVDGISFDLKQGETLGLVGESGCGKSTLGRSLLKLFEPTAGQISFEGRDITKLSAREMRSLRQEMQIVFQDPAESLNSRHTVGQILEEPFIIHGKGSTEQRREWVLELLDKVGLPKSAVDRYPHEFSGGQRQRIGIARAIALKPKLLVCDEAVSALDVSVQSQIVNLLLSLQREMNLAIIFIAHDLSVVKHISDRIAVMYLGRIVELAEAQQLYLHPRHPYTQALISAIPVPDPRRRNQRILLTGDVPSPISPPSGCHFHQRCPYATELCHGTSPELRICDGVAHQVACHFPLPVTEAVPLGKAI
- a CDS encoding ABC transporter permease, coding for MNLNPVTLKKLKRFKSIKRGYYSFVIFSVLVVISLLAELLVNSRALAVSYQGEIYFPTYGDVIPGQHFGLDYEYETNYRQLQAKLAQEAKGDWVLLPLVPWNPYEQDFKEEAYPPYAPNLAERHFLGTDTSGRDVLARLVYGFRIAIGFAFITLVASYVIGVSIGCMMGFLGGRFDLVLQRFIEIWSQVPFLYVIMILVSLAKPNFGLFVGINVLFGWMGITWYMRTLTYKERARDYVMAARAQGATTRRIIFNHILPNTLMMIVTLAPFAVVGNISTLTALDYLGFGLAPPTPSWGELLSQGINNLDAIWIVSSVVVAVSLVLIMVSFIGEAIREAFDPRKFTRYQ
- a CDS encoding extracellular solute-binding protein, encoding MKNKIKWIGALFLLVNGSWVWAASLPADLKWETNDTDPTFVSPKALPGGTLNLFIDSFPLTFRTVGPDSNGSFRSFIQDNQLRLISFHPNTGNPIPSLASAWAIAPDSQTVYFKLDPRAKWSDGKPVTADDYTFGYEMMRSKDIKGPWFNNYYTTEVVAVEKVDDHTILVKAGSRKARLDLLNTTELWPQPKHYYKMGPNWVKQYNWALVPTTGPYVMSEVKKGKSITFSKQQNWWAQNDRYNQHRFNIDRIKVQVIRDHNIAFRHFLKGELDTFEMILPNWWHEKAVTPEYKKGYVQKVMAMTDTKQGGQGVHLNVANPKLADVNVRLGIQHAMNLDKMIATVLHGDYDRATTFGSGFGEFTDIKLPERAYDITKAREYFARGGYNKPGPDGILQNDKGERLTLALTYTSQEHSKRLTVLKEEAKKAGLDLELNLVDGATGFKVMLEKKHEAAWLGWGGGGLYPQYWESFHSANANKPQTNNLFNVADKELDALIDAYNVEFDMTKRAEISRQVQQRIYDLAIFVPGVQLNYVRASSWRHVMLPEVPATRNTPDLLYWPMDGYPHSSGGLLWIDPKVQEETRKAKDAGEALAPITLIDKTYAHH
- a CDS encoding aminoacyl-histidine dipeptidase, with the translated sequence MAQLSSLSPQLIWQFFEQICSIPHPSKHEAKLSAWIVQWAQGEGLAVKQDAVGNIIIKKPATPGMENRKAVVLQAHIDMVPQANADTQHDFATDPIDAYIDGDWVTARGTTLGADNGMGMAGCLAVLADKTIKHGPLEVLLTTDEETGMTGAFGLEAGWLEGEILLNTDSEEDGEVYMGCAGGVDANIRFPLELVAATEGEGFELQVKGLRGGHSGVDIHRGRGNANKLLVRLLKAAEPLGVRLAEISGGTLRNAIPREARAKLLVPTASVNEFKALVDRYAGIYQSELAATEANLTLLLNAQDKPAKLLSESLQARLLDSLMACPNGVIRMSDAIPGVTETSTNLGVIKTLEGEVYVQCLIRSLIDSGRENVEQMTSSLFKLAGASCEFTGAYPGWAPNVDSPVMALVRNSYQTLFGEMPNVMVIHAGLECGLFKSAYPDWDMVSFGPTIRGAHSPDEKVHIPAVERFWQLLVHVLEQIPAK
- a CDS encoding ABC transporter ATP-binding protein — protein: MAETQAPILDVRENGGKFTADGGQGMVPILEVSDLEVEFAVDDGKIKVLDGVSFKVAPGQTLGIVGESGCGKSVTSLAIMGLLPRPHGQVVAGSIRFQGEELLTLAPDQMYKVRGNRISMIFQEPMTALNPVQTVGDQLMEVFSLHRPDFSKAQRKEAAIAMLQKVGIPEPAQRFAVYPHNLSGGMRQRVMIAMALACEPDLLICDEPTTALDVTIQAQILDLMKALQAQTGMAIIFITHDLGVVAELCDEVVVMYAGRAVERADIFELFDHPRHPYTHGLMASIPRLEDVPKSLLKTIKGQVPALHEMPAGCRFSNRCPHATELCVRVIPATEQLTERHGVACHHWKELI
- a CDS encoding ABC transporter permease subunit, whose translation is MLSYFLRRMLLIIPTFLGITLLVFTITRFVPGGPVERMLLQAQVSQNETGRSSGSKGAQALSDEQIEELKAFYGLDKPMLIAYWEWLQKLAVLDLGESTRYYEPVWDLIKDRLPVTAFFGLATFLLSYAVSIPLGVAKALRHNSRFDSLSSMLIYMAYALPAYVVGIFLITVFAFHLEWLPMGGFPGDDFDSMESSWDQIRTVFAHALLPLIAYAIGDFAILTMTMKNSLMENLSADYVRTAVAKGLPFRKAVTDHAMRNSLIPIASHLGSVLTVFFGGSFLIETIFNIDGIGLLGYEAIVERDYPTVMGILAITSMLMLVGNIVSDICVALVDPRVRFGD